One window of the Periophthalmus magnuspinnatus isolate fPerMag1 chromosome 17, fPerMag1.2.pri, whole genome shotgun sequence genome contains the following:
- the adcyap1b gene encoding adenylate cyclase activating polypeptide 1b isoform X2, whose translation MASSSKATLILLIYGILVHYSVFCTPLGLSYPKIRLDNDAFDEDGNTLPDMGFDTDQIAIRSPDESYTLYYPPDKSEDNSVEDESEPLSKRHSDGIFTDSYSRYRKQMAVQKYLAAVLGRRYRQRVRNKGRRGLAYL comes from the exons ATGGCCAGTTCGAGTAAAGCGACTTTAATCTTACTCATCTACGGAATCTTAGTGCACTACAGCGTCTTCTGCACACCCCTTGGACTAAGTTACCCTAAAATCAG ACTTGACAACGACGCCTTCGATGAAGACGGCAACACATTACCGGACATGGGTTTTGACACTGACCAAATAGCGATACGCAGCCCGGACGAGTCGTATACCCTGTACTACCCACCAGACAAGAG CGAGGACAACAGCGTGGAGGACGAGTCGGAGCCCCTTTCCAAGAGACACTCGGATGGCATCTTCACCGACAGCTACAGCCGTTATAGGAAGCAAATGGCCGTGCAGAAATACCTGGCAGCGGTTCTGGGCAGAAGGTACAGACAGAGAGTTAGGAACAAGGGACGGCGGGGGCTGGCCTATTTGTAG
- the adcyap1b gene encoding adenylate cyclase activating polypeptide 1b isoform X1, which translates to MASSSKATLILLIYGILVHYSVFCTPLGLSYPKIRLDNDAFDEDGNTLPDMGFDTDQIAIRSPDESYTLYYPPDKRSERHAEEELDRALRDILGQLTARHYLHSLMTIRAGEDNSVEDESEPLSKRHSDGIFTDSYSRYRKQMAVQKYLAAVLGRRYRQRVRNKGRRGLAYL; encoded by the exons ATGGCCAGTTCGAGTAAAGCGACTTTAATCTTACTCATCTACGGAATCTTAGTGCACTACAGCGTCTTCTGCACACCCCTTGGACTAAGTTACCCTAAAATCAG ACTTGACAACGACGCCTTCGATGAAGACGGCAACACATTACCGGACATGGGTTTTGACACTGACCAAATAGCGATACGCAGCCCGGACGAGTCGTATACCCTGTACTACCCACCAGACAAGAG ATCAGAAAGGCATGCTGAGGAGGAATTAGATAGAGCCTTGAGGGACATCCTGGGTCAGTTAACAGCGAGACATTATCTGCATTCGCTGATGACAATACGCGCAGG CGAGGACAACAGCGTGGAGGACGAGTCGGAGCCCCTTTCCAAGAGACACTCGGATGGCATCTTCACCGACAGCTACAGCCGTTATAGGAAGCAAATGGCCGTGCAGAAATACCTGGCAGCGGTTCTGGGCAGAAGGTACAGACAGAGAGTTAGGAACAAGGGACGGCGGGGGCTGGCCTATTTGTAG